One window of Sinorhizobium numidicum genomic DNA carries:
- a CDS encoding Lrp/AsnC family transcriptional regulator, whose translation MNSKTEDVQLNDRPARSLDAFDRKILGALTEDARLTYAEIGQAVGLSAPAVHERVKRLKAAGALIGTAARIDATSVGKPFLAFVHVDADGWGKSQRMMKLKAFPEVEEIHSVAGDTCVVLKVRTANAQAMEQFLSQLYVLPGVRGTRSFVVLSTYLERPVQAGITTNWPLIPLPPE comes from the coding sequence ATGAATTCAAAAACAGAGGATGTTCAGCTAAACGACAGGCCTGCCCGGTCGCTGGATGCTTTCGACCGAAAGATATTAGGAGCGCTGACCGAGGATGCACGCTTGACCTACGCGGAAATCGGGCAGGCCGTCGGGCTCTCCGCCCCGGCAGTGCATGAGCGCGTCAAGCGCCTCAAGGCCGCGGGCGCGCTGATCGGGACGGCGGCCCGCATCGACGCGACGTCGGTCGGAAAACCCTTTCTGGCCTTCGTCCACGTTGATGCCGATGGCTGGGGGAAGAGCCAGCGCATGATGAAGCTAAAGGCCTTTCCGGAAGTGGAAGAGATACACTCAGTCGCCGGCGATACCTGCGTCGTGTTGAAGGTGCGGACGGCGAACGCGCAGGCAATGGAGCAATTTCTGTCGCAGCTTTACGTTCTGCCGGGCGTCAGGGGTACGCGAAGCTTTGTGGTTCTCTCGACCTATCTGGAACGCCCGGTGCAAGCCGGTATCACCACGAACTGGCCACTCATTCCGCTGCCGCCCGAGTGA
- a CDS encoding patatin-like phospholipase family protein, with protein sequence MAGAPTKYCDLVMKGGITSGIVYPHAALAISKDYRFKNIGGTSAGAIAAAACAASAVGDRRKHAKAAIAYPESRVGFEGLREVAKDLASPGFIYGLFQPAAGASRAYRLIVTLAGNTGTMRKMLALLSAVVLIAPIEMLLLLAALLSLGYAVGGQTGVAAAALPAMICAYLGGTIFGLFRVAHVMRRNFLGLCTGMPRKRLFRRRKAALTDSLHETLQTLSGQDADQPLTFGDLWNAERYPNEPDSEHAITLKMITTGVSHQEPRSLPFESGLFWFRREEFEALFPKALVDWMVAKAGEPVTVDGSDYYRLPHGPDMPVLVATRMSLSFPLLISAVPLYEPSWPQRPAGVAPQPPADENAAPEEPEQQTVIESTEALTTGGRRQRARPTGFRICWFSDGGISSNFPIHLFDRALPRWPTFAINLVYPGTADAGTRPDVFLPEDNNQGWQRHYQPIAHPSALRELSGFLFGIVATMQNWRDLLQSRAPGHRERIVHVSLTPQEGGMNLDMPKEMLAAVSRKGIEAGEAFARFSFENHYWIRWRNLASALQRYTVDIAESDAYQPKISDYAEAYDLPRDATATPPSYRFRSKAERDEAERLFEKLAAEGGTWSDQGPDLTKTAPKPLPQMQIMPIY encoded by the coding sequence ATGGCAGGCGCTCCCACGAAATATTGCGATCTGGTCATGAAAGGCGGCATTACCAGCGGCATCGTCTATCCGCATGCCGCTCTGGCGATTTCGAAAGACTATCGTTTCAAGAATATCGGCGGCACGTCTGCAGGGGCGATTGCGGCCGCCGCCTGCGCTGCGTCGGCGGTAGGCGACCGGCGTAAGCATGCGAAGGCGGCAATCGCCTATCCCGAAAGCCGCGTCGGTTTCGAGGGTTTGCGGGAGGTTGCAAAGGACCTTGCCTCGCCCGGTTTCATCTACGGCCTCTTCCAGCCCGCCGCCGGCGCGAGTCGGGCTTATCGGCTGATCGTCACCCTGGCAGGCAATACGGGCACGATGCGCAAGATGCTGGCGCTTCTCTCCGCCGTGGTGCTGATCGCGCCCATCGAAATGCTCCTGCTGCTGGCCGCGCTGCTGAGCCTCGGCTACGCCGTCGGAGGCCAGACGGGCGTGGCGGCCGCCGCCCTTCCGGCGATGATCTGCGCCTATCTCGGCGGCACCATCTTCGGGTTGTTCCGCGTTGCCCACGTGATGCGACGCAATTTTCTCGGATTGTGCACCGGTATGCCGCGCAAACGCCTGTTCCGGCGGCGGAAGGCGGCCTTGACCGATTCGCTGCACGAGACGTTGCAGACGCTTTCCGGCCAAGACGCCGACCAGCCGCTGACCTTCGGGGACCTCTGGAACGCCGAGCGCTACCCGAACGAGCCCGATTCCGAGCACGCTATCACCCTGAAAATGATCACGACGGGCGTTTCCCATCAGGAACCGCGCAGTCTGCCGTTCGAAAGCGGGCTCTTCTGGTTTCGGCGCGAGGAATTCGAAGCGCTGTTCCCGAAAGCTCTCGTCGACTGGATGGTGGCGAAGGCCGGAGAGCCGGTCACCGTCGATGGCAGCGACTACTACCGCCTGCCGCACGGGCCGGACATGCCGGTTCTGGTCGCCACCCGCATGAGCCTCAGCTTTCCCCTCCTGATCAGTGCCGTGCCGCTGTACGAGCCGTCCTGGCCACAGCGACCGGCGGGCGTAGCTCCCCAACCGCCCGCCGATGAAAACGCTGCGCCGGAAGAACCCGAGCAGCAGACCGTGATCGAAAGCACCGAGGCTTTGACGACAGGCGGCAGAAGGCAAAGGGCGAGACCCACGGGCTTTCGCATTTGCTGGTTCTCCGACGGCGGCATCAGCAGCAACTTCCCGATCCACCTCTTCGACCGCGCGCTGCCGCGCTGGCCCACCTTTGCCATCAACCTCGTCTACCCCGGCACCGCCGATGCCGGTACACGGCCGGATGTCTTCCTGCCGGAGGACAACAATCAGGGCTGGCAGCGGCACTACCAGCCGATCGCGCATCCTTCCGCGCTCCGCGAACTCTCCGGCTTCCTCTTCGGCATCGTCGCAACCATGCAGAACTGGCGCGATCTCCTGCAGTCGCGTGCACCAGGCCATCGCGAACGCATCGTGCATGTATCTCTGACGCCTCAGGAAGGCGGCATGAACCTCGACATGCCGAAGGAAATGCTTGCCGCCGTATCGCGCAAAGGCATAGAGGCCGGCGAGGCCTTCGCGCGCTTCTCCTTCGAGAACCACTACTGGATCCGCTGGCGCAATCTCGCCTCCGCGCTCCAGCGGTATACGGTCGATATCGCTGAAAGCGACGCCTACCAGCCGAAGATTTCGGACTACGCAGAGGCGTATGACCTCCCCCGGGACGCAACGGCGACGCCACCATCCTACCGCTTCAGGAGCAAGGCGGAGCGCGACGAGGCGGAAAGGCTTTTCGAGAAGCTCGCCGCCGAGGGCGGGACCTGGAGCGATCAAGGGCCGGACCTGACGAAGACGGCGCCGAAACCGCTGCCGCAAATGCAGATCATGCCGATCTATTAG
- a CDS encoding ATP-dependent DNA helicase, whose product MQFAPQQDEALRAVSRWLKEGRSPLFRLFGYAGTGKTTLARHFAEHVDGEVLFAAFTGKAAQVLRSKGASNAKTIHSLIYRPRGEEEVSDEQTGKTSIAPMFSINRQSPVAKAALIIVDECSMVDEALGKDLMSFGTPILVLGDPGQLPPVSGGGYFTNQEPDYLLTDIHRQARDNPIIQLAMHVREGKEIMQGDYGTAQVISKNEVTQPLVLEADQVLVGTNRTRRRYNQRLRELKGFSSEYPQSGDKLVCLRNDPAKGLLNGSLWQVMSSSKETVKPGINLMIRPEDDDMDRGAAKIKLLKAAFEDVEGEIPWSTRKRYDEFDYGYALTVHKAQGSQWNNVVLFDESWAFRDTRERWLYTGITRAAERLTIVR is encoded by the coding sequence GCAATTCGCTCCGCAACAGGACGAGGCCCTGAGGGCCGTATCACGCTGGTTGAAGGAAGGCCGATCGCCGCTCTTCCGCCTGTTCGGCTACGCCGGAACGGGCAAGACGACGCTTGCCCGGCATTTCGCCGAGCATGTGGACGGCGAGGTGCTCTTTGCCGCCTTCACCGGCAAGGCGGCGCAGGTGCTGCGCTCCAAAGGAGCCAGCAACGCCAAGACGATCCATTCCTTGATCTATCGGCCGCGCGGCGAGGAGGAGGTTTCCGACGAGCAAACCGGCAAGACCTCGATCGCGCCGATGTTTTCGATCAATCGCCAGAGCCCGGTCGCCAAGGCGGCGCTAATCATCGTCGACGAATGCTCGATGGTGGACGAGGCGCTCGGCAAGGACCTGATGAGCTTCGGCACGCCGATCCTCGTGCTCGGCGACCCCGGCCAATTGCCGCCGGTTTCTGGTGGCGGCTATTTTACCAATCAGGAGCCGGACTATCTCCTGACCGATATCCATCGCCAGGCACGGGACAACCCGATCATCCAGCTCGCCATGCATGTGCGCGAGGGCAAGGAAATCATGCAGGGCGACTACGGCACGGCGCAGGTCATTTCCAAGAACGAGGTGACGCAGCCGCTGGTTCTGGAAGCCGATCAGGTGCTCGTCGGCACCAACCGGACGCGGCGGCGCTACAACCAGCGTCTGCGCGAGCTGAAAGGTTTTAGCAGCGAATATCCGCAGTCCGGCGACAAGCTCGTCTGCCTGCGCAACGATCCTGCCAAGGGGCTCCTGAACGGCTCGCTCTGGCAGGTGATGAGCTCGTCGAAAGAAACGGTGAAGCCGGGGATCAACCTGATGATCCGTCCGGAAGACGACGACATGGATCGCGGTGCGGCGAAGATCAAGCTGTTGAAGGCGGCCTTCGAGGATGTCGAGGGCGAAATCCCCTGGTCCACCCGCAAGCGCTACGACGAGTTCGACTATGGCTATGCGCTGACGGTACACAAGGCGCAGGGCTCGCAATGGAACAACGTCGTCCTCTTCGACGAGAGCTGGGCCTTCCGCGACACGCGCGAACGCTGGCTTTACACCGGCATCACCCGCGCGGCCGAGCGGCTGACAATCGTGCGGTGA
- a CDS encoding RidA family protein — MNAIPKNPTDGIYAATADYVHAMEVTDLRRLLFLSGTMGLDENGNAPERLEDQLALIWSNIRRILAEADMTADNIVRVTSYLRDRSFAEANQNARLEALGIRRVPTTALVVETLEADWLVEIEVIAAA; from the coding sequence ATGAACGCTATCCCGAAAAACCCTACCGACGGAATCTATGCCGCCACGGCAGACTACGTGCATGCGATGGAAGTGACCGATCTCCGACGGCTGCTCTTCCTCAGCGGCACGATGGGGCTCGACGAGAATGGAAATGCTCCCGAGCGGCTCGAAGATCAGCTCGCTTTGATCTGGTCGAATATCCGGCGAATACTGGCCGAAGCGGATATGACCGCCGACAACATCGTTCGAGTGACGAGCTACCTTCGAGACCGAAGTTTTGCGGAGGCCAACCAGAACGCACGTCTGGAAGCGCTTGGGATAAGGCGTGTCCCGACCACTGCCCTGGTCGTCGAAACTCTGGAGGCCGATTGGCTTGTGGAGATTGAAGTCATCGCCGCCGCCTGA
- a CDS encoding LysE family translocator encodes MPSTGLLITFLITTAIFAYIPGPAMLYAAAQTMARGRWSGLMATLGIHIGGYAHVAASAAGLSVLFHAVPTLYLAVKLTGAAYLIWLGISVFRAKAQGHIALPEVQAKSGQRALLESIIVEVLNPKTAIFFVAFLPQFIDASAALPVWAQFVVLGTIVNLMFSSADILCVVLAGALISKLKRSTRAQRLVQRAGGAALVGLGAHLALQKG; translated from the coding sequence ATGCCGTCGACCGGGTTGCTGATCACCTTTCTCATCACCACCGCCATTTTCGCCTATATTCCGGGGCCGGCCATGCTCTATGCAGCGGCCCAGACAATGGCGCGCGGCCGCTGGTCCGGCCTGATGGCCACCCTCGGTATTCATATCGGCGGCTATGCGCACGTCGCCGCTTCCGCTGCGGGACTTTCCGTCCTCTTTCACGCTGTGCCCACACTCTATCTCGCCGTCAAATTGACCGGTGCCGCCTATCTCATCTGGCTCGGCATTTCCGTGTTCCGCGCCAAGGCGCAAGGACACATCGCTCTGCCCGAAGTCCAGGCGAAATCCGGCCAGCGCGCCTTGCTCGAAAGCATCATCGTCGAGGTTTTAAATCCCAAGACTGCGATCTTCTTCGTCGCCTTCCTGCCGCAGTTCATCGACGCCTCCGCGGCGCTTCCGGTCTGGGCCCAGTTCGTGGTTCTCGGAACGATCGTCAACCTGATGTTCTCGTCGGCGGACATTCTCTGCGTCGTGCTTGCAGGCGCGCTGATATCGAAGCTGAAGCGCTCAACGCGCGCCCAACGCCTCGTTCAGCGCGCCGGCGGCGCGGCCCTCGTCGGCTTGGGCGCCCATCTCGCCTTGCAGAAGGGCTAA
- a CDS encoding MSMEG_1061 family FMN-dependent PPOX-type flavoprotein, whose product MQHDGSGLRHRFRDIVTSEEQLRTVLGPPSERSIAKVLRTIDEQARHFIAHSPFVFVASVGADGLLDVSPKGDPAGFVKVLDEKTVAIPDRPGNRRLDTLRNVLGNPNVGLIFLIPGVTHTLRMAGKALIVRDAELHEATIVNGKRPEHWSSKFLTYFPIVRNAWSARTCGNRRPGPISAACHPLRRC is encoded by the coding sequence ATGCAGCACGACGGGAGCGGTCTCCGGCATCGTTTTCGAGACATCGTCACGAGCGAGGAGCAGTTGCGGACGGTGCTGGGTCCGCCGTCGGAACGGTCGATTGCCAAGGTCTTGCGCACGATTGACGAACAGGCTCGCCATTTCATCGCCCATTCGCCTTTTGTCTTCGTCGCATCGGTCGGCGCCGATGGCCTGCTCGACGTTTCTCCGAAGGGTGATCCCGCCGGCTTCGTCAAGGTGTTGGACGAGAAGACCGTCGCAATTCCGGACCGGCCCGGCAATCGCCGGCTGGATACTTTGCGCAATGTTCTTGGCAATCCCAACGTCGGACTGATTTTCCTCATCCCGGGCGTTACCCATACGCTTCGGATGGCCGGTAAAGCGCTCATCGTTCGCGATGCCGAATTGCATGAGGCGACGATCGTCAACGGCAAGCGCCCGGAACACTGGTCGTCGAAATTTCTCACGTACTTTCCCATTGTCCGAAATGCATGGTCCGCTCGAACATGTGGCAACCGCAGGCCTGGCCCGATATCAGCCGCCTGCCATCCTTTGCGGAGATGCTGA